The genomic stretch GCAGTCAATAAGAAAACTGGTCGtaatcaaacagcaacatgtAATATCCCAAACTCTACAACAGATCCAAAATAAAGTAGAGAGCGGgaacaaactttttttaacttattaaaatcattttattaaagatgacattaaaaaaaaaacataacaattAGTAACCATGTCAGAAGATCATcagatgaatttaaaaaacagttcaaTAGTTCAACTGTCAAACGGATGTTAACAAAGGAAACAAGAACTGTTGGAAAACCATTTGAGGAATTGGGAAATGCTGTCTCCTGTCATGTGGTTTTTTCCCATAACAGAAACATGAACTTAACGACTTGATTTCGCAATGAAAGTCAACAGGACTCGTGTCCACATCCTGTCGGCTGAttatagaagaaaaaaagagttttttATAGCAATCACACTAAATCATACTGCTGTTCTCCACCCTCAAGGTGTGCTGCTGAAAGCTAATATTTAACTTTATGAATGACATTCTTATTGTCCTCATTGGGTCAAAGttgacataaaaaacaaacatactcagttaaattaattcaaatataAGACTTCATTTGCAAATCTTTACGAGAGCATTTCAAGCAGACTTTTCTTGTGTCGTAGAATctagaaagagaaaataaaaaaagcttacGTTATTCTCCATCATTTAACAGCTCAGTAAGACAACGTAACACACTGTGAAATAGTACATCCAAGTGTTTTCCAAGCAGCTTACCCAATCAGAAGATCCCCTGCTCCTTCCTGCGGTCAATGTCTCTCTTGAGTTGGCAGGTGGCGCAGACCGAACAGCACCAGGTCACCATAAAGTCATTACACATGGAGCCCTGAaatcatgaaaaagaaaacctaaGAAGGCGCAGCGATGATGAAAGGCACATTTCATCACATCTAAATCTCCTTCTATGGAGTCCAACTAACTTCCTGCTCTGACATCGTCTCAACTTTGTGAATTTATTCTGTTCAGTTTAAGTTTTTCCACACTTTattcttaaaatgaaaacaaggcTATATTGTACCTGGCTCTCACACTTCTagtctgactttattctcatcaTGTCAACTGTAGCaggcgggaaaaaaaaaagatcttcctCAAACTGCGACACCACACACGTTGCACTTATTCTCTCTACAGTCTCAACTTTTGTTGTAACTTTGATCAACATTATGAATTAATTCTTGACACATGTATTTCTCTATCCTTAAActcttatttacatttttttttctgctttgtgactttttcatttttcattctcaattagaaaagtaaaaaaagagatgttcctcttcccatttttctttttattccttgAACTAATTCTGAAAGTCCCGCttaattaaaaatatgtcaaCTTCATTCTCGAGCACTGAAATCTTCCTTAACATTTCAGTAGGTATAAACACCACTAATGGAAGAACTATACGATGCATTAATACTCATCTATAAAGTGGCTTCTTTACTGCTTTGACCTAAAGTCACCCAGCTCCATATTTGCTCTGCAAACTTACATTGATGTTGTATTTGGTCCTGTAGACGCTGCGGATGGGCATGCCCAGACCGCACAGGCAGCACTCGCCCATGTCACTGGCGATGCTGCAACCGAGGCACAAGTAGCAGCACAATCCATAACAGCCTgatgtaggggggggggggggaagaaatgcattaagaaaaaaaaaaggagaaattcTTGCATACAGATGTGGTCTTAACTTTGGGATATCAGATTTCCCAGTAAAGATGAGTGCTCACAGGTTCCACAGTCGTCGCAGCAATCAAACACGCTGGTCTGGAATTCAGAGGCCTGATATGGTCCGGGTTGATTTCTCACAGCCATGATCACGGTAAATCACTGTGGGGAtaaaagcttcttctttttactAATGTTCCTTATCAGTAGTCTTTGTTTCACTTAATACGGAAGCTCGGGGACTTATTGATGGCCATTACTTCTGTATTTTCCAAGCAGAGAAAAATATAAAGTACACCTCTTTTCAGCATCAAACAACAAGGACAAAAGTTTGGTTATTAGTAGAAAAATCTTACCTGATGCTTGTGAAGTTGAAGGACAGTGGCAGATAATTTCCTGGATGTCAGATTAAGTGcggtggcagcagcagcaggataaGGTTTTATTGCCTATCGAAGCAGGTGACTAGTCTGTTGGGAGACCCTATCACTATAACTCCCTCCCAAAGCACTTCCAGATAAggtcacaaacacacctacTCACTGCACTCAAGCTCAACTGTTTAGTATACTTCTCCTTTGTACTTCTGTTATTTCAGGGAACACTctgtcacacaaacataaaaggTTTAATCTCATGGTTACAAGTGAAAACTGGTGGACAAATGAAACTAGAAAATGTTGATGAAACTTGAAATTTGAAGAATCTGTAATGCAACCTTCGACCTATCATTGTTCAACCAAGACCAGCCTCACTTGGTGTGGAGAAGTCCTTACAACTGAAAGTAGCTCTCCTAAATGTCAGATCGTTGACCAACAAGTCTTTTTTAATTAACGATCtaataacagaaaaaagaaactgcatTGTACATTCTTAGTTGAGACATTTATAGATCAAACGGACGCTGAAAAGCTGGTCCATGCCTTTATTTCAAGCAGACTTGATGACTGTAATGCACTCCTTACTGGCCTCCCCAAAAGAACCACAGATAAACTTCAGCTCAACATCAAATAAATGCTATGCAATGCAAACATTAAATGGTCAACATACAATGTAATGTTAAAACTCATCAACATGATATTCTCTCTTAACAGTATTGCTCCCAAATTGTTTTACTACTATACGTTTAAATAAGAAACTACCGTCTATCTGTGAGCTAGCATTAGTACAACAAAAAAGTTAACCGCTACATGCTGGGtgttaaaaatacacacattaaaTGGTTTAAATCTATGTAAAACTTAATAAAGCAATATTCTACTTTAACACCAAATGGATCTAAAAtgatttaagtatttttaaGTGAAACTTGCTAGGTATAatgtacatacagtacatggtttgcaacattttcatgtaatGAATTTAAGCTAGCAGAGCTACTCGCTGCTTGATAAAACGGTGAAGCACAGACCACATGTCTACAGAATGAGGTCAGTAATACATATTTTAGACATCTCAACTTTTATTACATTAATTTAGTGTAACAAAGAATATCAGCTAGCAGTAGGACTGATTACTTTTACACTACATTTAAAAGATAGCCTAAATCTTCACAGCTGTAATTAGTGTTTTCTTAATTGCTTCCCGGccagtaaaaaagtaaaaagtaagattgattgtttttatatGTCATAAATATTTAGACAGCCAACAACAatggcggcagtagctcagtctgtagggacttgggctGGGAACCAGAGAGTCGCCGGTTCAAGTgttacaaacagtaagttaacatttaacttttctacaacacagttaaaactaattatatccaacccaaatatttaattaaagtcttaaaactacacttttttaaatatacaactatgtttattagttatttgtcagagcagttagactttgtcagggttagcagagaaatacattaacaaagttttatccataaactgtaaataaatgagacatccagaagaaattaatattacaaagcatacagttcatgttactgttctgacaaaaagaggaatgtctgtgtcttatatttactgatgtcaacagcgatgaggtgaacatgacaattgaaaaataattatttagtatttttataagatatttgttttctattgaaccccgtgaagtcatgaagtctgtggacagtgtcagcttcacaccaaaaactttaaggattagaaaaaatagtgttgaAGACTGGCATcaattattatgagttgcagctaccttgttcaatattattcctgcagatgtggctcataacaaaaaaacagcctgagctgtcacatgtagttaactgtacattttgttttgtctgaggcattaattgaacacctttgtatttctcctatagacacagtgtggattattggtgacagagacagaggaagaaacctgagcctcaacaacatctgtatgtgttggttcttctggggtggacttcagttgcttctcttcaacagctcgctgtgagggaggtctgagtgatgtcacccacaggctgagagctggagctgaggcgtgttttaaacctcttgacaaaccattacaccgcacccacctgtcaagctggtcagctacacgccttatcgtgaataactcttatccttcatcaaatcaaaactgatgagtcatcaaaacatcccccccccccccccccccgtacagtgtgtgtccatcgagacatgagctaatcacacctatttgtttgttttgtaccaagctgtaaacatgttcatctctgctgtaaaaacagactttttttaatgttgtttttcagattaaataaatatttctatataaatgcactcctttatgtctacttataagtatacatttcagatttgaaatgacaagactaaaatgtgcattaatgctcaactcaatagcttagggaaggaagtctacttttacacaacttcttattctttcggcattttcttttaccaaatactaatgtagttcatttctgaaagtgggatggaacagagtcattgcaaaatgatgaccttaaacaagaagccccattcttaaatcaagatacatggagagtaaataagatcaataacttgtgaataaaaacacagttaaaaatgatttagaaatgtagtcttccctgattaatatcacataatatcaacttctcccatctaaactggacaaagggttttaaaatgggaagaaaatagtttgattgcaagttgtttggaggagatctatttttatttgaacagcatgaatacagtcttccaaggtgcaaaccctcctcctcctcctgaagcctgtggagctccttcatgtactgctgtcttatctgctggccatcttctctcagcaaaactttgactgttgaaaagtcattcagaagaagccatgtgacatggatccaggagaacatggacttttagtgagaggtcttcaggatggcaaagaaagagtttcattaaaacattttgtttgttctcatctatttttctgtattcatctgtgtgtaagagcacatttataaattcaacagtgtactacccagacaacaaaggtccagtattcaggtacaggttcaacatctattcaaagttaagaagataaacattattgtaatcgtgctgttttcagctctctcactcacacaatgatattccacatcaaattgtctcagattttgggtgaggaaaaattaagcagtttattgcggatagtacttcatcttaacatgaaacaaatataacctgaattatttaaatcattaacaggtcccaactctctgtgctttagtacagaacatacagtaactcatttattattaacatgagctcagtacatggctgtattcttcaaactatttcttatactttatatctatgtgctttatatcttattttcattccatatgttatttatatttctacagctatattctgtgtatgagttcagtgaaaatgaatatggttattaatatagttcttaatggttacagatgctcttacaaagtgaattttttaaaatttgttaacagtttgctcaaatcttcagacactacatcaaccatgtaactttaatgtcatcctctataacctacacagcacattaggttcagttcagtttatgttactgacggataattactacacaaagttttttaatgtccacatttacgtggagtaaaacattcatcataacgtcagataaccatatttacagtctgtggttaaccaccgagatgaacctttagcttctaacatcacacaaactcattttcaacatcttaacaacaaacatttctaaaccattgactgtaaataatgagctacacagttagccgacaagctaatgctaaacaagctaggtccgtaaatataaataccgacactgagtaagcagtaaatataacactactatatcacttaccgaagaaaactgaagcatcaacttgttggatggtctgttaaccgcacagcaagccatgtatgttgtcagatatgtgttaaacaaactctccaaacgatgtaaaaaagaggagaaatcagacggatcaagctgttagcctcctgacctgctgaccgcgcagagctgtcaatcaaatctgacacaaccaaatatgggcatagtcgttttccttaatagaataaaatccgatgagttataaaaaaaattcacccccccacagtgtgaggagaaggggccgtcaacttctcagatatatctcgttttttgaaccaggctgtaaacatgttgattcctgtggtaaaaacaggcttttttggctgtgggcttatggaacttccggcgcttctgcagccagcctcaagcggaacctcgaggaactgcagttttttgtacttccgcataggcttcatttttcgagaccgaaggttgccccttggttgcGTGACTTAAAGAGTGTAAAAACATAAATTTCCAATctaatcaataaaataaatctgctcTTAGGGTATTTTTATGGTCATAAATAATTAACCCGTGTCATCTAATCACGGGCATGGCTCCAAGGGTGTAGCCTACCCTACAACTTACCTTAATCCCTTACCTGAATGACTACATTTAGGATAAATGTTCATCAAAGTTCAGATAGATCAGCAGGTAAGACTCGACAACGTTGGTAGAAGGGCTTTTCCACATGAGTATAAAACAGGCAGAAAGTAGGACGTATGATTTCTTGacttttatgttgttttgtggGTGCACACTTTGCCTGTAGTCTTGTTATCTTGTTAAGTTTTCTGTAGTCTCATGTGGCTCAGTGTTGTTATATGTAGCCCAATAATGTTGATTTATCTCAAGTACCGGTAGGCTATATATGGTTGAAAGGAAATTAAAGACACTGCAATGTTATTATAATAGTTTTGCAATAGTTAGCGTTCAGTAACAAAAAGAAACTGCAGCCtctaaaataagaaaatagttGGATCACTACCtctctaaatcattttttaacattataacCTTTATGAAAGTAAGATTTATTGAAAGCTCTGCTCTATTAGACAAGGAAAAGcaagtttgtttttacaggacCTTTCACCAGGCAATTCAATTTGCTTCACACAAggtgaggtaaaaaaaaaaaaaaaagattagcaAGATTCCAACAGTCCAAATCAACTCCCAGATTTATTACTTGATGTTTCCATTTCAGTGAGATTGATTCTAAATGAGCACTGACTCTTGATCGCTCCTGTTTAGGCCTAAatagaattatttaaaaatgttcaattgtAAACAAAAATTCACACGTCCAGGATTTAGTGTGTTCAATCCAGTTAACCAAGTTATCAATGCGACTTATATCATGCGGTGAGACGCTTAAATAAAGCTGTGTGTCGTTGGCATGTGAATGTTAAAACATGCTATAGGATTTCATGATCCAAGCAAGAGGGAGcatataaatattaaagaggAGAGGCCCAAGAATAGACCCTTGGGGGACCCCAACATGTAATTATTGTACGCCCAGATACATGACCACCCAGAGTAGCTAGAGACTGACACTATAAGAATGACATTATTTAGCTCTGTGCCCCTAATAACTGGCAACTGAGTATTTAAATTCCCTTTATATGTCCAATAAGTCATTCATAAGCTAAAAGGAATCCGGCATGGTAAAGCTACTTGTGTTGAGGCGCAATAAGACTCtattatgaaacaaaatgtacaaaaaatccAGAAAGCCCGATGCCTTTTGATGAAAAAACTAACTAATAACTCTACGATCCCCAAGTACAAGTAACATTTAATCTGTTGCATACTTCTTAAACATGCATCCAATCACTTGAGTATTTTTTTCATGGGGCAGCTGCTACTTTAATTCAACTATCAAATCTGAATGCATCTTCTTCCTACTAAAATGAACAAACTTTATCATGCGCTTTTCCTATAAAACAAATCTGGAGTATGAAAGTTATACAGCTGACACACCTTGTTATGACTCGCAACAAATTCAAAGAATACTCTGAGTCATTTGCCCTCTTacataaatgttgttttatcattttgttttccttgtaAAATCTTGGCTGAGAGATGTGACGCAACTCCTCAATCttgaaaaacagaaagttaCCAATACATGACTCGTATGATAAATCTGAGAGAAAATAGAAAACCCTTTGTAGACTATATTAAAGTTAAGCTCAACGCCACACCATGCTTACTGTAACTACACAAAAGCTAGAGTCACACCTTTTTCATAATCATTAATTTAACGTTGCCATAGTAACCCATCATTTAAAGGGAagttttgcttcatttttctatACCACTgcctttgtgttttgtttaaaatgagaaataaatgaaaatatgtttgatcaaagaaaaatcttcaaatatttaaaaatcctTGCTATGCTCCTTCCAGACACAAGATGGCGCTGCttcccaaaaaataaaaaggtaaaaccCAAGCTGTCACCTCCTGAGGCTGCTGTGAAGGGGAGCATGTAATGACGAGCTGACTGTAATCATATGGGCTCCTACATAATGAGCAGCTGTAACTGGAACTCGAGGAATAGGTATGATTTTCAATTTCCTACAGACTAAAGATAGACGTGGGCTAAATTAcaccaaaaaacacacaaggttACCATTAAACTCCACTGCACAGCAGAGCAGACCCCCTGAAAGACTTTCACCCAAACTGAGCAGATCCACACATTTAGACATCAAACTTTGAATTCAAAGTGTTCATGGCAAACCATAAATGTATCTTTTCAGAGTCTGAGATGAGatgtctttgatgtttttttcaggaTAAATCAGGGTTGAAGTAAAATCAGACAAACGTGTGCATGTTTCATTTGAGCCCCACAGCACTTTTCACAAGTTTAATTGAAGTTGGTGCCAAACAGACGTCAGAATGTGTTCTCTCTTTTCTGATATTGAttcttgttgatgtttgtggtTGCTGGGTGATCATCTAACATAGGACACATCTCAGTCTTATACCAACAGTGAAGTGCAGATTATTAATTAGAAAGCACTTTGACTCGAGTACAGCTGAAAGGCTGTTGATTATTTGATGACATCGGCAGgagtacatttttaacttttttaactaCACAAAGCTGTGGATTATTTTCCAGTTAAGATTTAACATTCCAACGTGATCATTACAGTTTTAATATGTTGCATTATGTCAACCCAATCACATAAAAAACGGTTATAAGTCGCTATTCCTTGACTTGCTCTAACATGTATGTTACACACATCATCACACCTGTATAAAGTAAAGACTTTGAAGAAGACCCGGTCAATCCTGGCAGATCACAGTCCTCCTTTGTCCGAGGAGTTTAAGTTGCTTCTGTCCGGCCGCAGATTCAGCGTGACAGCATGTaggacacagagacaaaggTCTTCATTTCCCTGCTGCCATCGCCTTTTTGAAACGACTAATGGTGTTGCTTTTTCACCTGTTTCTATCTATTGCATTTATTGTCCATTGGAACTTAACTTCTTAGTGTCCTTCTTATGTTGTATTGGCTGTATGTAtgtttttactgctgactgcaaaacaaatgtcCCTCTCACAGGGATGACAAAGACAACgttgaaccttgaaccttcaTCATAATACCTAAAACATAGAGTCTTGTGCAGGAAGATTGTCTTGAATGATCTTGGCCATATTTTTCAAAAAAGAGCCACTAAGAAGGCAAAGGCCATCCTGGGAGACCCTCAGCACCCTCCGCATGCAGAGTTTAGACTCTTGCCAACAGGGAGGAGGTTCACTTATATCAGGAGGGACAAATCAAACTGATATCTGAGGACATTTCAGCATTCATCAGCAGTTG from Labrus bergylta chromosome 17, fLabBer1.1, whole genome shotgun sequence encodes the following:
- the LOC109995089 gene encoding placenta-specific gene 8 protein; protein product: MAVRNQPGPYQASEFQTSVFDCCDDCGTCCYGLCCYLCLGCSIASDMGECCLCGLGMPIRSVYRTKYNINGSMCNDFMVTWCCSVCATCQLKRDIDRRKEQGIF